In the Streptomyces fradiae ATCC 10745 = DSM 40063 genome, one interval contains:
- a CDS encoding aminotransferase class III-fold pyridoxal phosphate-dependent enzyme produces the protein MTKNSSLLAEFPTCPRDEKDRPRVFTAASGAWLTDESGFRWIDFDNARGSILLGHGDPVVAEAVARAATGADGTATGWSRRVDAVLERLHALCGGEVVGLFRSGTAAVRAAVLAVREATGRPLLLSAGYHGYDPMWYPSEAPLEPNADGVVDFFFDLGLLRELLRAPERVAAVVVSPDHMHLSPGWYRELRRLCSAAGVVLVADEVKVGLRYAPGLSTAELLAPDVWVVAKGMANGHAVSAVGGSRRLLKPLKEVSFTSFFEPTILAAADAALARVATGEPQRAVREAGDRFLRHARKALDDASLPVEIAGDGTFFQFVPATEELEEALYGAANAEGLLFYAGDNQGVSAAFDEAVLGEAERRFARVCERLAPYAGGEPVGDAARYRVAWNVMDGLRQAPRDREETTGLLARLLDD, from the coding sequence ATGACGAAAAACTCTTCCCTGCTGGCCGAATTCCCCACCTGCCCGCGCGACGAGAAAGACCGCCCGCGGGTTTTCACCGCCGCGTCCGGCGCCTGGCTGACGGACGAGTCCGGTTTCCGCTGGATCGATTTCGACAATGCGCGGGGGTCGATTCTGCTCGGGCACGGCGACCCGGTGGTCGCCGAGGCCGTCGCGCGGGCGGCGACCGGCGCGGACGGCACCGCGACCGGGTGGAGCCGGCGGGTCGACGCGGTGCTGGAGCGGCTGCACGCCCTGTGCGGCGGCGAGGTCGTGGGGCTCTTCCGGTCGGGTACGGCCGCGGTCCGGGCCGCCGTGCTGGCCGTGCGGGAGGCGACGGGGCGGCCGCTGCTGCTGAGCGCCGGCTACCACGGCTACGACCCGATGTGGTACCCGTCCGAGGCGCCGCTGGAGCCCAACGCGGACGGGGTGGTGGACTTCTTCTTCGACCTCGGCCTGCTGCGGGAGCTGCTTCGGGCCCCCGAGCGGGTCGCCGCCGTCGTCGTGTCGCCCGACCACATGCACCTGTCGCCCGGCTGGTACCGCGAGCTGCGCCGGCTGTGCTCGGCGGCCGGGGTGGTGCTGGTCGCGGACGAGGTGAAGGTGGGACTGCGCTACGCACCGGGCCTGTCCACGGCCGAGCTGCTCGCGCCCGACGTGTGGGTGGTCGCCAAGGGCATGGCCAACGGGCACGCGGTCTCCGCGGTCGGCGGGTCCCGCCGGCTGCTGAAGCCGCTGAAGGAGGTGTCGTTCACCTCGTTCTTCGAGCCCACGATCCTGGCCGCGGCGGACGCCGCGCTCGCCCGGGTCGCCACCGGGGAGCCGCAGCGGGCGGTCCGGGAGGCCGGGGACCGCTTCCTGCGCCACGCCCGCAAGGCGCTGGACGACGCGTCCCTGCCGGTCGAGATCGCCGGCGACGGCACGTTCTTCCAGTTCGTACCGGCGACCGAGGAGCTGGAGGAGGCGCTCTACGGGGCGGCGAACGCCGAGGGCCTGCTCTTCTACGCGGGCGACAACCAGGGCGTGTCGGCCGCCTTCGACGAGGCCGTGCTCGGCGAGGCCGAGCGGCGGTTCGCCCGCGTGTGCGAACGGCTGGCGCCGTACGCGGGCGGGGAGCCGGTCGGCGACGCGGCCCGCTACCGGGTCGCCTGGAACGTGATGGACGGACTGCGCCAGGCCCCGCGCGACCGCGAGGAGACCACCGGCCTGCTGGCGCGGCTGCTGGACGACTGA